The Maridesulfovibrio zosterae DSM 11974 genome contains a region encoding:
- a CDS encoding TVP38/TMEM64 family protein, whose translation MTSLKSDSKLSIKALIKGLTMLGVLALIVYLIRYAGLADALDTKWMDEHVRSRGLTGILTYVGLATFFSAIGFPRQIICFMGGYAYGFAFGGLLGSIGTGLGCACAFTYSRLVGRTFIKRKFGSRIQKVDDFLRRSPFNMALTIRFFPIGSNVITNVLAGVTSIPALPFILGSTVGYVPQNVVFALFGSGINVSSSVQMVMAVILFAISTLLGFKIYQKYKNQAGAVIE comes from the coding sequence ATGACATCCCTGAAAAGTGACTCAAAATTAAGCATAAAAGCTCTTATTAAAGGGTTGACTATGTTAGGGGTGCTGGCCCTTATCGTTTATTTGATCAGGTATGCAGGACTTGCCGATGCCCTTGATACCAAATGGATGGATGAACATGTCCGTTCAAGAGGGCTGACAGGAATTCTGACTTACGTTGGACTGGCAACGTTCTTTTCTGCAATCGGTTTTCCACGTCAGATTATCTGTTTTATGGGAGGCTATGCATACGGTTTTGCCTTTGGAGGATTACTCGGCTCCATTGGTACAGGACTAGGCTGTGCATGTGCCTTTACATATTCCAGACTGGTTGGAAGAACTTTCATCAAAAGAAAATTTGGATCACGCATTCAGAAAGTTGATGATTTCCTTAGGCGCAGTCCTTTCAATATGGCTCTCACAATTCGCTTTTTTCCTATCGGCAGTAATGTTATAACAAATGTACTGGCTGGGGTAACCAGCATTCCAGCCTTGCCGTTTATTTTAGGATCAACGGTAGGATATGTACCCCAGAACGTTGTATTCGCCCTTTTTGGGTCGGGTATTAATGTTTCATCATCAGTCCAGATGGTAATGGCGGTAATTCTCTTTGCCATATCGACTCTGCTTGGATTCAAAATATATCAAAAATATAAGAATCAAGCTGGAGCTGTTATAGAATAA
- a CDS encoding glycosyltransferase family 2 protein: MTNQYELSLVIPVYNEQDNLRKLMQEINSALEPIKIPYEVIFVDDGSTDASLAVLSDISEDYPKARYISFEENRGQSAAFCAGFDEAKAPRVATMDADLQNDPADLPAMLSLYNKGHEMVIGWREKRRDVWIKRIASKIANAIRNRLTRESVKDTGCSLKIMDTTMVREIPRFNGMHRFLPTLMKMQGASVAEVKVNHRPRHQGESKYGTIDRAIAGGYDLLGVRWIQSRHFSYKIKERSNEKDL, from the coding sequence ATGACAAATCAATATGAACTCTCCCTCGTAATCCCTGTTTATAATGAACAGGACAATTTACGAAAACTGATGCAGGAAATTAATTCGGCACTAGAACCGATTAAAATTCCATACGAAGTTATCTTTGTAGACGACGGCAGCACAGATGCAAGCCTCGCCGTACTTAGTGATATTTCAGAAGATTACCCCAAAGCTCGTTATATTTCTTTTGAAGAGAATCGCGGACAGTCAGCAGCATTCTGTGCAGGCTTCGATGAGGCAAAGGCACCGCGTGTTGCCACTATGGATGCGGATCTGCAAAACGATCCGGCAGACCTGCCGGCAATGCTTTCGTTATATAATAAAGGCCATGAGATGGTTATCGGCTGGCGTGAAAAACGCAGGGATGTCTGGATTAAAAGAATTGCATCCAAAATAGCTAATGCAATACGCAACCGTTTAACTCGCGAATCAGTGAAGGACACAGGGTGTTCACTGAAAATTATGGATACAACCATGGTTCGTGAGATTCCACGTTTTAATGGTATGCATCGTTTTCTGCCTACACTCATGAAAATGCAGGGTGCAAGTGTTGCCGAAGTAAAAGTTAATCACCGTCCCCGTCATCAGGGAGAATCCAAATATGGCACTATCGATCGTGCTATAGCGGGTGGATACGATCTGCTTGGTGTTCGCTGGATTCAAAGCCGTCACTTTTCATATAAGATTAAAGAACGCAGTAACGAAAAAGACTTATGA
- the dhaK gene encoding dihydroxyacetone kinase subunit DhaK has translation MKKLINDVENVVKEQLEGMAIAHPELTVKFDPYYVYRSDAPVKGKVAIISGGGSGHEPMHGGFVGKGMLDGACPGEVFTSPTPDQMYECAKAVDSGEGVLFLVKNYTGDVMNFEAASELIAAEGIKVQNILLDDDVAVKDSLYTAGRRGVGVTVLAEKIVGAAAEAGYNLEKCSDLCRKVNQYGRSFGVALSSCTVPAAGKPTFELGEDEVEMGIGIHGEPGTHRMPIKSVDEMTQYAAEQIVDDPAYSRTVREWDGSDWEEKVLVDEPFAKGDKVIAFVNSMGGTPVSELYAVYRKLDEVCKDKGITIVRNLVGPYITSLEMQGFSITLLKADDEILKFWDAPVKTPGLTW, from the coding sequence ATGAAAAAACTGATCAATGATGTGGAAAATGTGGTTAAGGAACAACTCGAGGGTATGGCGATTGCTCACCCTGAGCTGACAGTCAAGTTCGACCCCTACTATGTCTACAGATCTGATGCCCCGGTTAAAGGCAAAGTTGCAATTATTTCCGGTGGAGGATCAGGCCACGAACCAATGCATGGTGGATTTGTAGGTAAAGGTATGCTTGATGGTGCCTGCCCTGGTGAAGTTTTCACTTCCCCCACACCAGACCAGATGTACGAATGCGCTAAAGCCGTAGACAGCGGTGAAGGCGTTCTTTTTTTGGTAAAGAACTACACTGGCGACGTAATGAATTTCGAAGCAGCATCTGAACTGATTGCTGCAGAAGGTATTAAAGTACAAAATATCCTTCTTGATGATGATGTAGCGGTTAAAGACAGTCTCTACACTGCCGGAAGGCGTGGTGTAGGTGTGACGGTTCTGGCAGAAAAAATTGTCGGCGCTGCTGCAGAAGCAGGGTACAATCTTGAAAAATGCTCAGATTTATGCCGCAAAGTTAATCAGTATGGTCGTTCTTTCGGTGTTGCGCTGTCTTCATGCACCGTTCCAGCTGCCGGTAAACCTACTTTTGAACTGGGCGAAGATGAAGTTGAAATGGGTATCGGTATTCACGGCGAGCCCGGAACTCACCGCATGCCTATTAAATCCGTTGATGAAATGACTCAGTATGCTGCTGAGCAGATTGTTGACGATCCTGCATACTCTCGTACCGTTCGTGAATGGGACGGCAGTGATTGGGAAGAAAAAGTACTCGTCGATGAGCCTTTTGCAAAAGGTGATAAAGTTATCGCATTTGTAAACAGCATGGGTGGAACTCCGGTTTCTGAGCTGTATGCGGTTTACAGAAAATTAGATGAAGTATGCAAAGACAAGGGAATTACTATTGTCCGCAACCTTGTAGGTCCGTACATTACTTCGCTAGAAATGCAGGGTTTTTCTATTACTCTGCTTAAAGCTGATGATGAGATCCTCAAATTCTGGGATGCTCCTGTAAAAACTCCCGGATTGACATGGTAA
- the dhaL gene encoding dihydroxyacetone kinase subunit DhaL: protein MPMNKTQLISWLGRLNEVYADKKEYLTDLDAAIGDADHGINMNRGFSKVMEKLPTVEDKDIGTILKTVGMTLMSSVGGASGPLYGTFWMKGGMLLGGKEELNSEDFMNFIEAGVGGILQRGRPNLGDKTMYDLWAPVLDEIKVCVAKGDDVSSIVDASLPVAEKALADTIPLQAKKGRASYLGERSIGHQDPGATSSYYMLETLKEVLN from the coding sequence ATGCCTATGAATAAAACCCAGCTTATTTCCTGGCTCGGAAGACTTAATGAAGTTTATGCCGATAAAAAAGAATACCTTACTGACTTAGATGCTGCTATCGGCGATGCTGATCACGGTATCAATATGAATCGTGGTTTCAGCAAGGTTATGGAAAAACTGCCTACAGTAGAGGACAAAGATATTGGAACTATCCTTAAAACCGTAGGAATGACTCTCATGTCCAGCGTTGGTGGTGCCAGTGGACCTCTTTATGGAACTTTCTGGATGAAAGGCGGTATGCTGCTTGGTGGTAAAGAAGAACTGAATTCAGAAGATTTTATGAATTTTATTGAGGCTGGAGTCGGTGGTATCCTTCAGCGTGGAAGACCCAATCTGGGGGATAAGACAATGTATGATCTTTGGGCTCCTGTCCTTGATGAAATCAAGGTGTGCGTAGCTAAAGGTGATGATGTTTCATCTATTGTAGATGCATCCCTGCCTGTAGCAGAGAAAGCTCTGGCTGATACAATTCCTTTGCAGGCAAAGAAAGGACGAGCCAGTTATCTGGGTGAGAGATCTATCGGACATCAGGACCCCGGTGCAACTTCTTCATACTATATGCTTGAAACTTTGAAAGAAGTGCTGAACTAG
- the ptsP gene encoding phosphoenolpyruvate--protein phosphotransferase translates to MIGIVIVSHSEKLAEGVLELAAQMTQGKVAMEATGGIDDPDNPIGTDPMKVMMAIESVAMQAEDGVLVMMDLGSALMSAETALDFLPDEVKAKVMLCSAPIVEGTMAAAVQASVGASLQEAIAEASTAINVKIQQLAPITGESISTTDCVQEDMPTGEELSADLLVINKMGLHARPAANLVSTAGKFKSSVAIRKGADSASAKSINQVALLSVKNGDTITISVSGADAQEAFDALIKLHKDNFGERDEDVAELVEDIKPVVQAGDGTIVGAPGSGGYAVGTAYVHQATLPEVERKNISDVETELEKLDLAISTALSDIKILQRETEKTSGKANAAIFEVHAMIISDKDMRDKAAEIVSEQQINADYAWFEVMNKITADYRNLDDTYMQARAADVMDCGGRVLRILAGEEEQGICLENGAIIVAHDLSPSDVAGLDLEKVLGVVTEIGGVTSHAAILSRSMGIPAVIGAGKSIQQIQNGTIIALNGFEGVIWPEPEQSVVNDIAEKRVLWLAEREEAKAKGAAPAKTLDGTDIMVMGNIGVPADAPRVFEYGAEGVGLFRTEFLFQDRSQAPTEDEQFDAYVEAARAMQGNPVIIRTLDIGGDKPVKYLDTPEEDNPFLGERGIRFCMARPELFRTQLRALLRAASEENIWIMYPMISDVDELSSVLEIQNQAREVLVSEGVKIAEKIKTGIMIEVPAAVAVADKLAQKCDFFSIGTNDLTQYVMAADRGNASVSKLCDNLNPAVLRMVAMTCDAAKKAGIEVGMCGELAGNSKASALLLGLGLDELSMNGPAIPEVKEAIRSVNMDDCRALAQKVLEANSSDEVRDLLK, encoded by the coding sequence ATGATTGGAATAGTGATAGTTTCCCATAGTGAGAAATTGGCAGAGGGTGTGCTTGAGCTTGCGGCGCAAATGACGCAGGGGAAGGTTGCCATGGAAGCTACAGGCGGTATAGACGATCCTGATAATCCCATCGGCACTGATCCTATGAAGGTTATGATGGCTATTGAGTCTGTTGCAATGCAGGCTGAAGATGGCGTGCTGGTTATGATGGATTTGGGCAGTGCTCTTATGAGTGCTGAGACTGCTCTTGATTTTCTGCCGGATGAGGTGAAGGCGAAAGTAATGCTTTGCTCTGCACCAATTGTGGAAGGAACTATGGCTGCTGCTGTTCAGGCTTCGGTCGGAGCATCCTTACAGGAAGCAATTGCTGAGGCGTCCACCGCTATTAACGTCAAGATTCAGCAACTGGCTCCGATTACCGGAGAGAGCATCAGTACTACTGATTGTGTACAGGAAGATATGCCTACAGGCGAGGAACTCAGTGCTGATTTGCTGGTGATCAATAAAATGGGACTTCATGCCCGTCCTGCTGCGAATCTTGTTTCTACTGCCGGAAAGTTTAAGTCCAGTGTGGCTATTCGTAAAGGAGCTGATTCTGCCTCTGCTAAGAGTATTAATCAGGTAGCTCTGCTTTCTGTTAAAAATGGAGACACTATTACTATTTCAGTGTCCGGGGCAGATGCTCAGGAAGCTTTTGATGCTTTGATCAAGCTGCATAAAGATAATTTCGGCGAACGGGATGAAGACGTTGCGGAATTAGTTGAAGATATTAAGCCGGTTGTTCAGGCGGGAGATGGAACTATTGTTGGTGCTCCCGGTTCAGGAGGTTATGCTGTCGGTACAGCTTATGTGCATCAGGCCACTCTTCCTGAAGTTGAACGTAAGAATATTTCTGATGTAGAGACAGAGCTGGAGAAACTTGACCTAGCCATTTCTACTGCACTGTCCGATATTAAAATTTTACAGCGTGAAACTGAAAAGACGTCCGGTAAGGCAAATGCTGCAATCTTTGAAGTACATGCGATGATTATCAGCGATAAAGATATGCGGGACAAGGCTGCAGAGATTGTTTCTGAGCAGCAGATTAATGCCGATTATGCCTGGTTTGAGGTTATGAATAAGATTACTGCTGATTATCGCAATCTTGACGATACATATATGCAGGCAAGAGCGGCTGATGTAATGGATTGCGGCGGTCGTGTGTTGCGTATCCTTGCTGGTGAAGAGGAGCAGGGTATCTGCCTTGAAAATGGAGCAATTATTGTGGCTCACGATCTTTCTCCTTCTGATGTGGCTGGACTTGATCTTGAAAAGGTGCTGGGCGTTGTCACAGAAATAGGTGGAGTTACTTCCCATGCTGCAATCCTCTCACGTTCAATGGGAATTCCTGCTGTTATCGGAGCTGGAAAGTCTATCCAGCAGATTCAAAATGGTACAATCATAGCCTTGAATGGTTTTGAAGGGGTTATCTGGCCTGAGCCTGAACAATCCGTTGTTAACGATATTGCTGAGAAGAGAGTTCTCTGGCTTGCTGAGCGTGAAGAGGCAAAGGCTAAGGGAGCGGCTCCGGCTAAAACGTTAGATGGTACAGATATAATGGTTATGGGTAATATCGGAGTCCCCGCAGATGCGCCTCGTGTATTTGAGTACGGAGCAGAGGGTGTTGGACTTTTTCGTACCGAGTTTCTTTTTCAGGACAGGTCGCAGGCTCCTACCGAAGATGAGCAGTTTGATGCCTATGTGGAGGCTGCCAGAGCTATGCAGGGGAATCCTGTGATTATAAGGACTCTCGATATTGGCGGTGACAAACCGGTTAAATATCTGGATACCCCTGAAGAGGATAATCCTTTTCTCGGTGAGCGTGGTATACGTTTTTGTATGGCGCGTCCTGAACTTTTCCGCACTCAGCTTCGTGCATTGTTGCGGGCAGCCAGTGAAGAAAATATATGGATCATGTATCCTATGATTTCTGATGTTGATGAGCTTTCATCTGTATTGGAAATTCAGAATCAGGCTCGTGAAGTGCTTGTAAGTGAAGGCGTAAAGATCGCCGAAAAAATAAAAACCGGGATTATGATTGAAGTACCGGCTGCTGTTGCAGTTGCTGATAAACTTGCTCAAAAGTGTGATTTCTTCAGCATTGGAACTAATGATCTTACTCAGTATGTAATGGCTGCTGATCGTGGAAATGCTTCGGTTTCTAAACTGTGTGATAATCTTAACCCAGCAGTTCTGCGTATGGTTGCTATGACCTGTGATGCAGCTAAAAAGGCTGGAATTGAGGTTGGAATGTGTGGTGAGCTTGCTGGAAACAGTAAGGCTTCTGCATTATTGCTGGGACTTGGGCTGGATGAATTAAGTATGAATGGCCCTGCAATTCCAGAAGTGAAAGAGGCTATCCGTTCCGTGAATATGGATGATTGCCGTGCTTTGGCTCAAAAGGTACTGGAAGCAAATTCAAGTGATGAAGTGCGGGATTTATTAAAGTAG
- a CDS encoding LysE/ArgO family amino acid transporter, with product MTMFTPYIQGLGTGAGLIIAIGAQNAYVLSQSIKKNHHLTVCLVCALCDAVLITLGVMGTGDLVANNPILMKPAAWGGAAFLTWYGFGSIRSAIKGGKLESEEVATTEIGKVILLTLTITLLNPHVYLDTVVMLGSMSGQYAGNARYIFGLGAITASFLWFYSLGLGGRALAPIFRKPSTWRILDSLIAIIMWTIAFNMAGKAISV from the coding sequence ATGACTATGTTTACGCCATATATACAAGGTCTGGGAACTGGTGCTGGGCTTATCATCGCCATTGGAGCACAAAATGCTTATGTACTTTCACAGAGTATCAAAAAAAATCACCATCTCACAGTGTGCCTTGTATGTGCTCTCTGCGATGCTGTGTTAATTACACTTGGAGTTATGGGGACAGGCGATCTTGTCGCGAACAATCCCATTCTCATGAAACCCGCAGCATGGGGAGGGGCTGCTTTCCTGACATGGTATGGTTTCGGTTCAATCCGCTCAGCCATTAAAGGAGGAAAGCTCGAAAGTGAAGAAGTGGCAACAACTGAAATTGGCAAAGTGATACTGCTGACGCTGACCATTACTCTGCTTAATCCACATGTTTATTTGGATACAGTTGTTATGCTCGGTTCCATGAGTGGTCAGTATGCAGGGAATGCCAGGTATATTTTCGGACTTGGAGCCATCACAGCATCGTTCTTATGGTTTTACTCCCTTGGTTTAGGTGGACGTGCTCTTGCCCCGATATTTCGTAAACCCAGTACATGGAGAATACTGGACAGTTTAATCGCTATAATAATGTGGACTATTGCTTTCAATATGGCTGGTAAGGCTATAAGTGTTTAA
- a CDS encoding LysR family transcriptional regulator ArgP: MLDNKFLEALTAVVDEGGFEKASVKLNLTQSAISQRIKNLEEQLGQVLIIRSSPPEPTVAGRKLIKHLKQVRLMEGELSDSLGLGNDNDFTSLPLAVNADSLAGWLLDAVGDFLRENRILLDIYVDDENQTHELLRRGDVVGCISTGAKPLKGCHSEYLATIDYLCVCTSGFYKKWFPNGFDLESARKAPAALFNRRDETHGKMLEIMFSGEVVVHPVFYIPSYGPFADIIRREHAYGMVPQYQVCDDIETGKLIEFLPQGRVEVPLYWQSWDMEIPLLAGLRRVLVQYFENMS, encoded by the coding sequence ATGCTTGATAATAAATTTTTAGAAGCTCTTACAGCTGTGGTTGATGAAGGCGGCTTTGAAAAGGCCTCAGTCAAATTGAATCTGACACAATCTGCAATTTCACAACGCATTAAAAATCTTGAGGAGCAATTGGGGCAGGTTTTAATCATACGGTCTTCACCTCCTGAGCCAACCGTGGCTGGCCGAAAATTGATAAAGCACTTAAAACAGGTGCGCCTGATGGAAGGTGAACTATCCGATTCGTTGGGGCTGGGTAATGATAACGATTTTACAAGTTTACCGTTGGCTGTGAATGCAGATAGTCTGGCAGGATGGTTACTGGATGCAGTCGGTGACTTTCTGCGTGAAAATCGTATCCTGCTGGATATATATGTTGATGATGAAAACCAGACCCATGAATTATTACGGCGTGGAGATGTTGTCGGATGCATTAGTACAGGGGCTAAACCTCTTAAAGGATGTCATAGCGAATATCTTGCAACGATAGATTACTTATGTGTTTGTACATCCGGTTTTTATAAGAAGTGGTTTCCAAATGGATTTGACCTTGAATCAGCTCGTAAAGCACCTGCTGCTTTGTTTAATCGCAGGGATGAAACTCACGGAAAGATGCTTGAGATAATGTTTTCGGGCGAGGTAGTTGTGCATCCTGTATTTTATATTCCGTCTTATGGTCCATTTGCAGACATCATACGCCGCGAACATGCGTATGGAATGGTTCCGCAGTATCAAGTCTGTGATGATATTGAAACTGGGAAGCTTATAGAATTTTTGCCTCAGGGAAGGGTGGAAGTTCCGCTTTATTGGCAGTCATGGGATATGGAGATTCCTCTATTGGCTGGTTTGAGAAGGGTATTGGTACAGTATTTTGAAAATATGTCTTAA
- a CDS encoding CgeB family protein, translating to MIKVPCIKGQSPRVMLISQDYFIVPELIRSLKNLGISFVTVDFQQSPSFLKDMFRKIAGFRPHFILSINHAGLDADGQVLALLKRCGVPFASWFVDRQELFLKKAVDPDSLLAVFSWDPEAIHFLNKRNVPYSQFLPLGTDTSIFYPDKSARGPIYPVSFVGSSWTAKITDVLRAGRFPAILLCEYKNLARLLEVDPAICMHGLLDNAGSKVFKAWEQMTFEKREMYFRLINLQATRLRRVKIVSELLEFEPVIVGDAYWARILSKSELDFTWWNHLSYEKQLPAFYRQSILNFNATSLQSIFSLNQRVSDVPACRSFLLTEYSSALEDLFEPGKEVSCYNETDDVSAVVSEWLSDENGRKNIARAGMKRVFAHHTYQHRIIEIISKMRLFFYH from the coding sequence ATGATCAAAGTCCCATGCATAAAAGGTCAAAGTCCACGAGTAATGCTTATCTCGCAGGATTACTTCATTGTTCCAGAGCTTATTAGGTCTTTAAAAAATCTTGGGATATCTTTTGTCACAGTAGATTTTCAGCAAAGTCCATCTTTTCTTAAAGATATGTTTAGGAAAATAGCAGGTTTCAGGCCTCATTTTATTTTGTCTATCAATCATGCCGGACTTGATGCGGATGGACAGGTCCTGGCGCTTTTAAAGCGTTGTGGTGTTCCGTTTGCAAGTTGGTTTGTTGACCGTCAGGAGTTATTTTTAAAAAAGGCAGTTGACCCAGATTCTCTACTTGCCGTTTTCAGCTGGGATCCTGAGGCTATCCATTTTTTGAATAAGAGAAATGTTCCATATTCTCAATTTCTTCCACTTGGAACTGATACATCGATTTTTTATCCTGACAAGTCTGCCCGTGGTCCAATATATCCTGTTTCCTTTGTTGGATCATCGTGGACAGCAAAGATTACGGATGTTTTGCGTGCAGGACGTTTTCCGGCCATATTATTATGTGAATATAAAAACTTAGCCAGATTATTAGAAGTTGATCCTGCTATCTGCATGCACGGGCTTCTTGACAATGCAGGGAGTAAGGTCTTCAAAGCTTGGGAGCAGATGACTTTTGAAAAGCGAGAAATGTATTTTCGTCTTATAAATCTGCAGGCTACGAGACTAAGGCGTGTCAAAATTGTATCTGAATTATTGGAATTTGAGCCGGTTATCGTTGGTGATGCATATTGGGCTAGAATTTTGTCCAAGAGTGAATTGGATTTCACATGGTGGAATCACCTTTCATATGAGAAACAGTTACCTGCTTTTTATAGGCAGTCTATATTGAATTTTAATGCAACAAGTCTTCAGTCTATATTTTCTTTGAATCAACGTGTTTCTGATGTTCCTGCGTGTCGTTCTTTTCTGCTGACTGAATATAGTTCTGCACTGGAAGACCTTTTTGAGCCTGGTAAAGAAGTTTCATGCTATAATGAAACAGATGATGTCTCAGCTGTTGTTTCAGAATGGCTTTCAGATGAAAACGGGCGCAAGAATATAGCTCGTGCCGGAATGAAAAGAGTTTTTGCTCATCATACGTATCAGCATCGGATTATCGAAATAATTTCAAAGATGCGTTTGTTTTTCTATCATTAA